A single window of Fischerella sp. PCC 9605 DNA harbors:
- a CDS encoding cation-translocating P-type ATPase, with amino-acid sequence MSAHSLPDSTTVWHSLEVDKAIELLSANADTGLSSEEVQQRLQKYGPNELEETGGRSAWEILVDQFKNIMLLMLIAVAIISGVLDLLAWQGGQLKPGEVPFKDTIAILAIVVLNGILGYVQESRAEKALAALKKLASPNVRVIRGGKPMEVAAKDIVPGDVMLLEAGVQVSADGRLLEASNLQVRESALTGEAEAVSKQAETTLPEETSLGDRVNLVFQGTEVVQGRGKVLVTNTGMQTELGKIAALLQGVESEPTPLQQRMTQLGNVLVTGSLVLVVIVVVVGLLRGGNLQELLEVSLSMAVAVVPEGLPAVITVTLALGTQRMVRRHALIRKLPAVETLGSVTTICSDKTGTLTQNKMVVQSVYTNGFIPNGNLDPQDGNTVNQSPNTANREFRVTGEGYAPTGDFQLQENKVEVQDYPELQALLVACAVCNDSVLQQQQGQWTILGDPTEGALVTLAAKGGIEKDQWDSKLPRVGEFPFSSERKRMSVICKVEQVETGVSPLTDVDPTITHLVNSEGYLMFTKGSPELILARCTQIYVGNAAAPLTQEQRDDILAENDRMASNGLRVLGFAYKPLREVPPEGSDETYEQELVWLGLVGMLDAPRPEVRAAVQECREAGIRPIMITGDHQLTARAIATDLGIAQPGDRVLTGQELQRMSDQDLEQNVDLVSIYARVAPEHKLRIVQALQRRGRFVAMTGDGVNDAPALKQADIGIAMGITGTDVSKEASDMVLLDDNFATIVAATEEGRVVYTNIRRFIKYILGSNIGEVLTLAAAPILLPTGGGVPLTPLQILWMNLVTDGLPALALAVEPPEPDVMKRPPFSPRESIFARGLGAYMIRIGIIFAIITIILMEWAYYHATTVNNGLSPERWKTMVFTSLCLAQMGHAIAIRSNNRLTIEMNPFSNPYVLGAVIVTTILQLMLVYVPPLRAFFGTHLISLQELGICLGFSALMFVWIEMEKIFFRLKGKKTV; translated from the coding sequence ATGTCTGCTCATTCTCTGCCTGATTCAACTACCGTTTGGCATAGTTTAGAAGTTGATAAAGCAATAGAACTGCTCTCTGCAAATGCGGACACTGGCTTATCATCTGAAGAAGTACAACAGCGGTTGCAAAAATACGGCCCCAACGAACTAGAAGAAACTGGTGGTCGCAGTGCCTGGGAAATTTTGGTGGATCAGTTCAAGAACATCATGTTGTTGATGCTGATCGCTGTGGCTATAATTTCCGGGGTTTTAGACCTACTAGCTTGGCAAGGGGGCCAACTGAAACCGGGTGAGGTACCATTCAAAGATACGATCGCCATTTTAGCGATTGTCGTTCTCAATGGTATCCTTGGCTATGTTCAAGAAAGCCGTGCCGAAAAAGCCCTGGCAGCACTGAAAAAACTCGCCTCTCCCAATGTCCGGGTGATTCGTGGCGGCAAACCAATGGAGGTAGCAGCCAAGGATATTGTCCCGGGAGATGTGATGCTGTTGGAAGCAGGGGTGCAAGTGTCAGCAGACGGGCGTTTGCTGGAAGCATCCAACTTGCAAGTGCGGGAGTCAGCACTCACAGGTGAAGCCGAAGCGGTTAGCAAACAGGCAGAAACTACATTGCCTGAAGAGACAAGTTTAGGCGATCGCGTCAATTTAGTATTCCAAGGTACAGAAGTTGTCCAAGGACGAGGCAAAGTTCTGGTAACAAACACCGGCATGCAAACAGAACTAGGCAAAATTGCTGCCTTGTTACAGGGTGTGGAAAGTGAACCCACCCCTTTGCAGCAGCGGATGACGCAGCTTGGCAACGTTTTGGTGACGGGTTCTTTAGTTTTGGTAGTCATCGTTGTTGTTGTTGGTCTACTGCGTGGCGGAAACTTACAAGAACTGTTGGAAGTGTCGCTGAGTATGGCGGTGGCTGTAGTGCCAGAAGGTTTACCTGCTGTGATTACCGTTACCTTGGCATTGGGAACCCAAAGGATGGTACGCCGCCATGCCTTGATTCGCAAACTGCCAGCAGTGGAAACTTTGGGGTCTGTCACCACTATCTGTTCCGATAAAACCGGTACTCTGACTCAAAACAAGATGGTGGTGCAATCTGTGTATACGAATGGTTTCATCCCCAATGGGAATTTAGACCCCCAGGATGGCAACACCGTAAACCAATCTCCAAACACTGCTAATAGAGAATTCCGCGTTACAGGAGAAGGTTACGCCCCCACAGGCGATTTTCAACTGCAAGAAAATAAAGTTGAAGTACAAGATTATCCAGAACTCCAAGCCTTGTTAGTCGCCTGTGCGGTTTGCAATGATTCGGTTTTGCAACAGCAACAAGGACAATGGACGATTTTAGGAGATCCGACAGAGGGGGCATTGGTTACGCTGGCAGCAAAAGGAGGTATTGAAAAAGACCAGTGGGACAGTAAATTACCCCGGGTAGGAGAATTCCCGTTTTCCTCGGAACGTAAGCGGATGAGTGTGATTTGCAAGGTTGAGCAAGTAGAAACAGGTGTCTCGCCTTTAACAGATGTCGATCCCACGATCACTCATCTTGTGAACTCTGAAGGTTACTTGATGTTCACCAAAGGCTCACCAGAATTAATTTTGGCCCGTTGCACTCAAATATATGTAGGTAACGCTGCGGCTCCCTTGACCCAAGAACAACGGGATGACATCCTGGCAGAAAATGACCGCATGGCTTCTAATGGTTTGCGGGTACTGGGTTTTGCCTATAAACCTCTCCGAGAAGTCCCACCAGAAGGCTCAGATGAGACATACGAGCAAGAATTAGTCTGGCTAGGCTTAGTAGGAATGCTGGATGCCCCACGCCCAGAAGTCAGGGCGGCGGTGCAAGAGTGCCGAGAAGCAGGCATTCGACCAATTATGATTACTGGCGACCACCAGTTAACAGCACGAGCGATCGCCACCGATTTGGGTATTGCCCAACCAGGCGATCGCGTTCTCACTGGTCAAGAATTGCAGCGGATGAGTGACCAAGACCTAGAGCAAAACGTTGACTTGGTAAGCATTTATGCTCGGGTTGCTCCAGAACACAAATTGCGAATCGTGCAAGCTTTGCAACGCCGGGGCAGATTTGTGGCAATGACGGGTGATGGTGTTAACGATGCCCCTGCCCTCAAACAAGCTGATATCGGTATTGCGATGGGCATCACTGGCACTGACGTGAGCAAAGAAGCCAGCGACATGGTGCTGTTGGATGACAACTTCGCGACTATTGTCGCCGCGACCGAAGAAGGTAGGGTTGTATATACCAACATCCGCCGCTTTATCAAATACATTCTTGGTAGTAATATTGGCGAAGTACTCACTTTGGCCGCCGCACCAATCTTGCTACCTACAGGAGGAGGCGTTCCTCTCACACCTCTGCAAATTCTCTGGATGAACCTCGTTACAGACGGTTTACCAGCCTTGGCATTAGCCGTGGAACCCCCCGAACCGGACGTGATGAAACGTCCGCCCTTTAGTCCCCGTGAAAGTATTTTTGCTAGGGGTCTGGGAGCTTACATGATTCGGATCGGGATTATTTTCGCTATCATTACCATTATTCTCATGGAGTGGGCGTACTATCACGCCACTACAGTTAACAATGGGCTAAGTCCAGAGCGATGGAAGACAATGGTATTTACTTCCCTGTGTCTTGCCCAAATGGGTCATGCCATAGCAATTCGCTCTAACAATAGGCTGACGATAGAGATGAATCCTTTTTCCAATCCCTACGTACTGGGGGCTGTAATTGTAACCACGATTTTGCAGCTGATGTTGGTTTACGTTCCTCCTCTGCGAGCTTTCTTTGGCACTCATTTGATTAGCTTGCAGGAATTAGGAATTTGCCTTGGCTTTAGTGCCTTAATGTTTGTGTGGATTGAAATGGAGAAGATTTTCTTCCGCTTGAAGGGCAAAAAGACCGTGTGA